GTCAGGTCCCGCGGCAGAACCCACCGCAAGCGTCGCTCCGCGGTCCTTGTGGAGATGCCGCTCCGAGATTACCCTGCCATCGTCCCGCATCGGAGGTGCAGCATGGCGATGAAGACAAAGCCCGGCCTCTCCCGCCGCGGCGTCGCCGTTCCCGCGAGCCCCATCCGCCGCCTCGTCCCCTACGCCGACCGCGCGAAGGCCGCGGGCGCCAAGATCTACCACCTCAACATCGGCCAGCCGGACATCCCCACCCCGCGCGAGATGATCCGCGCCTACCAGGCCTTCACGGCCGAGGTGCTGGCCTACGGGCCCAGCCAGGGCATCCCCGAGTTCCGCCGCGCCGTGTCCACCTACTGGAAGGGCTGGGGCATCGAGCTGCCCGCCGAGCAGGTCATCGCCACGACGGGCGGCAGCGAGGCAATCCTCTTCGCCCTGCTCGCGCTCTGCGATCCCGGCGACGAGGTGCTCGTCCCCGAACCCTTCTACACGAACTACCTCGGCTTCGCGGCCGTGGCCTCGGTGAACGTGGTGCCCGTGCCCGCGCGCGTGGACGACGGCTTCCGCCTGCCGCCCGACGCCGAGTTCACTCGCCGCATCACGCCGCGCACGCGGGCCATCCTCTTCAGCAACCCGGGCAACCCGACGGGCGCCGTCTACACGGCCGCCGAGCTGCGTCGCCTGGGCAACCTGGCTGGCGAGCACGGGCTCTTCCTGCTCGCCGACGAGGTCTACCGGGAGTTCGTCTACG
Above is a window of bacterium DNA encoding:
- a CDS encoding pyridoxal phosphate-dependent aminotransferase gives rise to the protein MKTKPGLSRRGVAVPASPIRRLVPYADRAKAAGAKIYHLNIGQPDIPTPREMIRAYQAFTAEVLAYGPSQGIPEFRRAVSTYWKGWGIELPAEQVIATTGGSEAILFALLALCDPGDEVLVPEPFYTNYLGFAAVASVNVVPVPARVDDGFRLPPDAEFTRRITPRTRAILFSNPGNPTGAVYTAAELRRLGNLAGEHGLFLLADEVYREFVYDGAQFTNVFTLTDIADRVIVLDSVSKRYSACGARVGYLATRNEAVLDASLRLGQARLCPPTVDQLAAAAAYTAPPSYLEAVRVEYQARRDILYQTLANIPGVTAFKPAGAFYTVAKLPVADAEKFAIWLLTDFRHDGASVMVAPANGFYATPGGGQDEVRIAYVLKGEDLKAAMAILAAALRAFPG